A part of Myxococcus landrumus genomic DNA contains:
- a CDS encoding TIGR02266 family protein, producing MTPGPENKRQHPRVPAVLKVEYADGRQARDVTENLSHTGLFVQTDQVFTLGDEVRLALSFPGLLDPVEVTGIVAWVRPAGFDQPGGVGVRVERAEDRRRLGDILSAAGPNSHASHVEHEGYRVLIVEDNPHIIEMYSYVLKKLASGELHGKVPLEVHFAPDGHHALLMLRESRFSLVMTDLYMPVMDGFALVERIREEEALRAIPVIAISAGGKEAQDRALQLGVDIYLRKPVKFVEVLETVKQLLRIK from the coding sequence ATGACCCCGGGACCAGAGAACAAGCGTCAGCACCCCCGGGTCCCGGCCGTGCTGAAGGTAGAGTACGCGGACGGGCGCCAGGCGCGTGACGTCACGGAGAACCTGTCCCATACGGGACTCTTCGTCCAAACCGACCAGGTCTTCACCCTGGGAGACGAGGTGCGGCTCGCACTTTCTTTCCCGGGACTGCTGGATCCGGTAGAAGTCACCGGCATCGTGGCCTGGGTGAGGCCCGCGGGCTTCGATCAGCCCGGAGGTGTCGGCGTCCGCGTCGAGCGCGCGGAGGACAGGCGGAGACTGGGTGACATCTTGAGTGCGGCAGGACCCAACAGCCACGCGTCCCACGTCGAGCACGAGGGCTACCGTGTGCTCATCGTCGAGGACAACCCGCACATCATCGAGATGTACAGCTACGTCCTGAAGAAGCTGGCCTCGGGAGAGCTGCACGGGAAGGTCCCCCTGGAGGTCCACTTCGCTCCGGACGGCCACCATGCGCTCTTGATGCTGCGCGAGAGTCGCTTCAGCCTGGTGATGACGGACCTCTACATGCCGGTGATGGACGGCTTCGCCCTGGTGGAGCGCATCCGCGAGGAAGAGGCCCTGAGGGCCATCCCCGTCATCGCCATCTCGGCGGGCGGCAAGGAGGCGCAGGACCGCGCGCTGCAACTGGGCGTGGATATCTATCTGCGCAAGCCCGTGAAGTTTGTCGAGGTCCTGGAGACGGTGAAGCAGCTTCTTCGCATCAAGTGA